CAGCAGCTCTGCGCGCGTGATCGTGGCTGGAGCCGCGATCAGATCCACCCTCGGGGTCATCACCTCCTCGGCCGTCGTCCTCGAGAACGAGAGGATGTTCTGGACCAGACGGCTCTCGACCTTGCTCATCCCCGAGCCCTCGTCGATCTCCTCGAGCACGGCCCGCAGCTCCGTCCTGGTGACGCGGCGGCTCAGCCCCTCGGGCGCGCCGGGGATGCGGAGCAGGGCGAGGAAGGCTCGACCCATATGGGTCATACCCCATGTGAGGGGAGCCAGCAGCGGTCGAACGGCCGCGAGGGGGATCGCTGCGAGGTAGGCGAGGGAACGGGGGAAGTGGACCCCGAAGGTCTTGGGGAGGATCTCGCAGAAGAAGAGGATCAGGACCGTCGCCGCCGGGATGGCGACCTTGAGCCCCGACGGCCCGAAGCGGTCGAGCGCCAAAGAGGTCAGGGTGGCGGAGAGCCCCGCATTGACGAGGGTGTTGCCCACCAGCAGCGAATTCAGAAGCCGCTGCGGATCCCGAAGGAGACCGCGCAGGGTGCGTGACAGCCGCGTCCTGCCCCCCTCGATCTGGCGGAGCTGCAGATGGTTGAGGGAGACGAGCGCCGCCTCTGCGCCCGAGAAGAGCGCGGAGGCGACGACGAGGACGACGACGAGAAGAGTGGTAGCTTCTTCCATCCGTGAGGTTTCGCTCTCCCCGGATTCTAGGAAGCGGAGGCGGGGCGGTCAAGGTCCGGC
The genomic region above belongs to Candidatus Eisenbacteria bacterium and contains:
- a CDS encoding HlyC/CorC family transporter, which codes for MEEATTLLVVVLVVASALFSGAEAALVSLNHLQLRQIEGGRTRLSRTLRGLLRDPQRLLNSLLVGNTLVNAGLSATLTSLALDRFGPSGLKVAIPAATVLILFFCEILPKTFGVHFPRSLAYLAAIPLAAVRPLLAPLTWGMTHMGRAFLALLRIPGAPEGLSRRVTRTELRAVLEEIDEGSGMSKVESRLVQNILSFSRTTAEEVMTPRVDLIAAPATITRAELLELITTSKHSRIPIYERTVDGIVGYVSSRAFLLEPTDRIGALVQPVLYVPDKAPADRVFHDMRKERHRMAIVVNEYGDTVGIITREDLVEEVVGELFDEYEKGEEEIVGLEEDLCEVRGSVSLQDLGERMGVEFPQEHVATVSGFLCRLHGGFPRKGTVLGWRDLRFEILDVGRHRVLRARVRRIPAEEEA